In Hermetia illucens chromosome 1, iHerIll2.2.curated.20191125, whole genome shotgun sequence, one genomic interval encodes:
- the LOC119661504 gene encoding farnesol dehydrogenase-like, translating to MDRWQNKIAVVTGASAGIGATIVKSLLQANLTVVGLARRKEKILEIRDSLPKEKQSRLHAVKCDITNEGEVKYAFDWIEKNLGGTDILVNNAGVVRNKTCLISPGNTADMKEIVDTNIMGFLYCTREAFNSMKARNFDGHIIVINSVLGHKVANFIGSKAIVSTNMYSPSKYAVTAMVETYRQEFANAGTKVKITSISPGMVNTELISERTRALNLPMLESEDIANAILYALSTPPHVQVHDIIIKPVGEPV from the exons ATGGATCGCTGGCAAAACAAAATAGCCGTAGTGACCGGTGCTAGCGCCGGAATAGGTGCAACAATTGTTAAGAGTTTGCTCCAAGCGAACTTGACTGTAGTGGGTTTGGcaagaagaaaagagaaaatccTTGAAATACGTGATAGTCtaccaaaagaaaaacaatccCGATTGCATGCCGTGAAGTGTGACATCACCAACGAGGGTGAAGTCAAGTACGCTTTTGACTGGATCGAAAAAAACCTTGGTGGAACTGACATTCTAGTGAATAATGCGGGAGTTGTACGGAATAAAACTTGCCTCATTAGTCCGGGGAACACGGCCGATATGAAAGAGATCGTCGATACTAACATCATGGGATTCCTGTATTGTACGCGTGAGGCTTTCAATTCAATGAAGGCCCGCAATTTTGATGGGCATATAATCGTCATTAATAGTGTCTTAGGGCACAAGGTGGCAAATTTCATTGGCAGTAAAGCTATTGTTTCGACGAATATGTACAGTCCTTCCAAATACGCAGTAACTGCTATGGTCGAAACGTACcgacaagagttcgcaaatgCTGGTACCAAGGTGAAAATTACG AGTATCAGCCCTGGAATGGTGAACACGGAACTCATCTCGGAAAGAACGCGAGCACTAAACTTACCAATGCTTGAGAGCGAAGATATTGCGAATGCTATTCTCTACGCTCTATCAACTCCACCACATGTACAG GTGCATGATATCATAATAAAACCAGTGGGCGAGCCAGTATAA
- the LOC119661435 gene encoding farnesol dehydrogenase-like — MERWLNKVAVVSGASSGIGAVIAADLVKNGFIVVALARRMDRLHEKQLALSEDLRLRYHPRKCDVTDEAEVKNTFAWIEANLGGTDVLVNNAGIATKGPLLTSEHDTESFRNVVDTNIMSVVYCVREAFHSMKKRKFDGHVVIINSVLGHSVPMRLAEDMNIYPATKHAVTAMVEIYRQAFSRTGTKVKVTSISPGIVETELLPHMGAYRKAGKPLLYPEDVSNAILYALSTPPHVQIHELILKSIGEEF, encoded by the exons ATGGAACGTTGGCTAAATAAAGTGGCTGTAGTCAGTGGAGCCAGCTCAGGGATAGGAGCGGTGATAGCAGCAGATTTAGTTAAAAATGGATTTATTGTGGTAGCCCTGGCCCGACGAATGGATCGTCTCCATGAGAAACAGCTTGCTCTCTCTGAAGACCTTCGACTTCGCTACCATCCAAGGAAGTGTGATGTTACTGACGAGGCGGAGGTGAAAAATACCTTTGCTTGGATAGAAGCTAACTTGGGAGGCACTGACGTTTTAGTCAACAATGCCGGGATTGCAACCAAAGGTCCACTTCTAACGAGCGAACATGATACGGAATCGTTTCGAAATGTGGTAGATACAAACATCATGAGTGTAGTGTATTGTGTACGGGAAGCATTTCATTCGATGAAGAAACGTAAATTTGATGGCCACGTTGTGATTATTAACAGCGTCCTGGGACACAGTGTTCCAATGCGTCTAGCTGAAGATATGAATATTTATCCTGCAACGAAACATGCAGTTACTGCCATGGTTGAAATATATCGCCAGGCATTCTCGAGAACTGGGACGAAAGTTAAAGTTACG AGCATTAGCCCAGGCATTGTCGAAACGGAACTGCTTCCCCATATGGGGGCTTACAGAAAAGCGGGTAAACCACTTTTGTATCCAGAAGATGTGTCCAATGCTATATTATACGCTTTAAGTACGCCTCCACATGTTCAG ATTCATGAATTAATTCTTAAATCTATTGGTGAGGAATTCTAA
- the LOC119661656 gene encoding farnesol dehydrogenase-like, with protein MERWQSKLAVVTGASVGIEASIAADLVKNGFIVVALARREGRLRENQKALPENLQSRYHLRKCDVTNEDHVKDTFAWIEAKFGGTDVLVNNAGVLASGVELTSLDNTEPIRNVVETNIMGVVYCVREAFNSMKKRSFDGHIVIINSIAGHYVPIAPFGTLNIYAASKFAVTAMVETYRQEFVKAGTKVKVTSISPGLVLTEILPNMEGFRDLGNPILNAEDVSNAILYVLSTPPHVQVHELTIRPVGEKL; from the exons ATGGAACGGTGGCAAAGTAAACTAGCTGTAGTAACAGGAGCGAGTGTCGGTATTGAAGCATCGATTGCCGCGGATTTAGTAAAAAATGGTTTCATTGTGGTCGCTCTAGCTCGACGTGAAGGGCGCCTTCGAGAAAATCAGAAAGCACTCCCGGAAAATCTACAATCTCGCTACCATCTCAGAAAATGTGATGTTACCAATGAAGATCATGTAAAGGATACCTTTGCCTGGATCGAAGCCAAGTTTGGAGGGACCGATGTTCTTGTTAACAACGCCGGTGTTCTGGCTTCGGGTGTGGAACTAACAAGTCTAGATAATACTGAGCCCATTCGAAATGTTGTCGAAACAAACATTATGGGTGTTGTCTATTGTGTCCGGGAAGCGTTCAACTCAATGAAAAAACGCAGCTTCGATGGGCATATTGTGATCATAAATAGCATCGCTGGACATTATGTTCCCATCGCGCCTTTTGGTACATTGAATATCTATGCTGCTTCCAAGTTCGCAGTGACGGCAATGGTTGAAACTTATCGTCAAGAATTTGTAAAAGCTGGGACGAAGGTGAAAGTTACA AGTATCAGCCCTGGATTAGTATTAACCGAAATATTACCGAATATGGAAGGTTTTAGAGACTTGGGTAACCCAATTTTGAATGCTGAGGATGTTTCGAATGCCATATTGTATGTGTTGAGCACACCACCCCATGTCCAG gttcaTGAATTGACTATAAGACCGGTTGGAGAGAAACTGTGA